The genomic interval CCCATTTCCTTTAGGGCCACCTGTCCCACCCAGCCCCGACCCTGGGGCCGCAGCCTTGCTCGCAGCCCCCTGAAGGCGTCTGCCAGGGCCCGCCGGGGCTCCCGCCTGAGAAGACAGTACAGCGCGGGGTTGAGGCAGCTGTTGGTGTGCGCCAGGCAGGTGGTGACGGGAGAGACATAGGTGTGGACGGTGTAGAAAGTGCTGTCCCAGGGCACCAGCTCAAACTTCACCAGGACACCCCAGAGAGTGACCACATGGTTAGGGAACcagcagaggaagaaagaggcCAGAAGGACGCGGACGGAGTGGGCCATGCCCCTGCTGTCCCGCCATCGCCGGTGCCGTTGCCGCAGGAAggccagcagcagcaggtagCTGGTGGTGATGATGCCCAGTGGCACCATGAAGGCCAGGACCACCCTCTGCAGCTGGTAGGCCCCCAGCCAATACCTGCTGGGGAACGGCATCGGGCACAGGCGCACGCCACTCACCTCGCCCTCGGCCCCAAAGACAGCTGTGGGCACCGTCACCAGAGCAGCCGCCACCCACGTGGCCAGGGCGGCCACGCGGGCCCAGAAGAGCGAGAGGTGGGTGCCTGGTCCTGCAGCCATGGCCACCACCCAGTACCGGGTGACACTCAGTGCTGTGATGAGGAAGATGCTGGCCTAGATGTTGAGGACGGTGGCCGTTAGGACTGTCTTGTAGAGGGCACCTCCGAAGGGCCAGTGGAAGTCCAGTGCCGACTCGGCTGCCCAGAAGGGGAGGGTGAGTGCCAGCCCCAGGTCTGCCAGAGCCAGGTTGAAGACGAAAGTGTCAGAAGGTGGGCAAGGAGCTCGCCGAGCACAGTTACCCAGCACCCACAGCACGGCCAAATTTCCCAGCAAGCCGACAGCCCCCACAAGCCCATAGGCCAGGGCCACTGAGACCCTCAGGGCTAGGAATCCAACAGGCATCGTGGC from Dama dama isolate Ldn47 chromosome 20, ASM3311817v1, whole genome shotgun sequence carries:
- the RXFP4 gene encoding LOW QUALITY PROTEIN: relaxin-3 receptor 2 (The sequence of the model RefSeq protein was modified relative to this genomic sequence to represent the inferred CDS: substituted 1 base at 1 genomic stop codon), whose protein sequence is MPTPNTSAPLPALWVNASGGSMLSAADATMPVGFLALRVSVALAYGLVGAVGLLGNLAVLWVLGNCARRAPCPPSDTFVFNLALADLGLALTLPFWAAESALDFHWPFGGALYKTVLTATVLNIXASIFLITALSVTRYWVVAMAAGPGTHLSLFWARVAALATWVAAALVTVPTAVFGAEGEVSGVRLCPMPFPSRYWLGAYQLQRVVLAFMVPLGIITTSYLLLLAFLRQRHRRWRDSRGMAHSVRVLLASFFLCWFPNHVVTLWGVLVKFELVPWDSTFYTVHTYVSPVTTCLAHTNSCLNPALYCLLRREPRRALADAFRGLRARLRPQGRGWVGQVALKEMGRRWTESTPQEGGLSTMLTNLDKGTPG